AATTACGGCCCGGAAGGCGGCCTGATGACCGAAAAAGGAGGGGCCCTGTTTGGCTACTCCGACTTGTACGGCGGCTACGATGGCGGACAGGCGCAATACGTACGGGTGCCGTATGCCGATGTAGGGCCCCGCATCGTGCCGGATACGCTGACGGACGAGCAGGTGCTGTTTCTGACGGATATCTTCCCAACGGGCTACACGGGCGTGGATTGGGGAGAACTGAAAGGCGGCGAAACTGTAGCCATCTTCGGAGCCGGGCCGGTCGGAATCATGGCGGCCAAAAGCGCCTGGCTGCGCAATGCCGTAAAAGTCATCATTGTAGACACCCTGCAATATCGGTTGGACAAAGCCAAAGAAGTAGCCAATGGCGAGACCATTCTGTGGGAAGACGGGGCCAAACAGGTGGTAGAACAGATACGAGCCCTGACGCAGGGGCGCGGGGCGGATGTCTGCATAGATGCTGTAGGCTTTGAACCCGATCGCAACCTGCTCGACCGCGCCAAATCGGTCATAAATTTTGAAAAAGGCTCGGACAAGGTGCTGGAAGCCTGCATGAGCGCCGTGCGTCGGGGAGGAGTGGTGTCGGTATTGGGGGTGTACCCCTCGCCGTATGATAACTTTCCCATCGGCCAGTTTTTTGATAAAGGAATTGTTCTGAAAGGCGGTCAGGCCCCGGCCCATAAGTACATCGACCAACTGCTGGCGTATGTTAGGGAAGACAAGGTAAAACTGGACGATATCATCACCCATCGTTTGCCGTTGTCGGAGATCGCCCATGCTTACAGTATTTTCAAAAAAAGAGAAGACGGTTGCGTAAAAATTGTGCTGGACCCTTGGACGTAGTCTGTAGTTGTAAGAAAAAAAACGTTTTTTTTTGAGGCAGAGAATCACGAAAAAGTACACATTCAGCCTTGGGCTGTTTACCGTTTTAAGCAGTTCAAGGCTAAATGTGTAGGGTAGTTTACAGCACCTTACGACTCATTTTTTTATCACTTTTTCTGTATTTAAGGGACTCCTGTAAGCGAATTTTTGAACGACTTGTCATGACTTTCAGTACCTTTGTATGCTTTGTTGGATACGTTGTAAACAGTATCAACGGGAGAAAGTTTGCTTTTTATAATTGTACCCAATGAATAACTAAAATACTGTTTGCTTCGTTTTATAGTATAGCATCTCCTGAATAAGTATAAGAATCATTATTTCTTCTTCTCTTGCTTTGCGCTTTGTACATTTAGCCTATCTAACCTTTAATTTTAATGAAACTTAAAGAAAACGTAAAATTTGTTGCCCAAGAAAAAAGTCAATTTTTCCCAACCCTAAAAAAAAGAGTAGACGCTTATTTCAAGGAGAATAACATCTCCAAACACGCCAATCGAAAAATGGTCATTAAAACCATCGTATTACTGGCCGCCTATATTCTTCCCTTTGTTTTTTTACTTGCCTTTCAGCCCTCTCTCCTTGCGAGCATCCCCCTTTGGATCATCATGGGTTTTGGTATATCGGGTATTGGAATGAGCATCATGCACGATGCCAACCACGGGGCGTATTCAGACCGCGCGTCGGTCAATCAGTGGTTGGGGTATTCGATCTATCTGGCCGGAGCGGGCGTGTTGAACTGGAAATTGCAGCACAATATCCTGCACCATACGTACACCAACATCGTCCCGATGGACGAAGACATCCGCGACCGGGGCATTGTGAAGCTGTCACCTCACGCCGAAATCAAAAAAGTACACCGTTTTCAGTGGATGTATGCCTTCTTTTTTTACGGCATTCTGACGCTGTATTGGGTGGTAGCCAAGGATTTTATTCAGTTTGTGTCGTACATTCGAAACGGTGTTAATAAGCAAACCAAGGCCCAAAATGCGATGACACTGCTGAACCTGATCTTGGTCAAATCCATCTACTTCCTTATTCTGTTGGTGGTACCCGTGGTGTTCTTTTCGATTCCGTTCTCGGAAGTATTGACCGGCTTTTTGGTTATGCACTTTACGGCAGGGCTGGTATTGACCATCATCTTTCAGTTGGCGCACACCGTAGAAGGCACCAGCCATCCCGAAGTAGACGAGACGGGAATCGTCAACAAAGACTGGGCGATCCATCAGTTGGAAACGACCGTTAATTTCTCCCGTCAAAATAAGTGGTTGTCGTGGTACGTGGGCGGCTTAAATTTTCAGATCGAACACCACCTTTTCCCCAAGATCTGTCACGTGCATTATCCGGAAATAGCCCCCATCGTGAAGCAAACCGCCGAAGATTTTGGGCTGGTGTACAT
Above is a window of Runella slithyformis DSM 19594 DNA encoding:
- a CDS encoding zinc-dependent alcohol dehydrogenase, giving the protein MKAAVIHGPGKITYDTVEDPRLKEQSDIILKVTATAICGSDLHIYSGGIPQPRPMVLGHEFMGIVEEVGRDVKKLKRGDRVVVPFPIACGSCFFCTHDLPGHCEHSNEENYGPEGGLMTEKGGALFGYSDLYGGYDGGQAQYVRVPYADVGPRIVPDTLTDEQVLFLTDIFPTGYTGVDWGELKGGETVAIFGAGPVGIMAAKSAWLRNAVKVIIVDTLQYRLDKAKEVANGETILWEDGAKQVVEQIRALTQGRGADVCIDAVGFEPDRNLLDRAKSVINFEKGSDKVLEACMSAVRRGGVVSVLGVYPSPYDNFPIGQFFDKGIVLKGGQAPAHKYIDQLLAYVREDKVKLDDIITHRLPLSEIAHAYSIFKKREDGCVKIVLDPWT
- a CDS encoding fatty acid desaturase family protein; translated protein: MKLKENVKFVAQEKSQFFPTLKKRVDAYFKENNISKHANRKMVIKTIVLLAAYILPFVFLLAFQPSLLASIPLWIIMGFGISGIGMSIMHDANHGAYSDRASVNQWLGYSIYLAGAGVLNWKLQHNILHHTYTNIVPMDEDIRDRGIVKLSPHAEIKKVHRFQWMYAFFFYGILTLYWVVAKDFIQFVSYIRNGVNKQTKAQNAMTLLNLILVKSIYFLILLVVPVVFFSIPFSEVLTGFLVMHFTAGLVLTIIFQLAHTVEGTSHPEVDETGIVNKDWAIHQLETTVNFSRQNKWLSWYVGGLNFQIEHHLFPKICHVHYPEIAPIVKQTAEDFGLVYMENPTFWAALQSHVDTLKRFGGKVDLNEAIG